From a single Aminobacterium mobile DSM 12262 genomic region:
- a CDS encoding KH domain-containing protein yields the protein MPSYKELVQYIVEHLVTEPEKVEVTSEVNDRGIVMVNVRVAPEDVGRVIGKRGATINAIRLVAKAAAVKANERVEVDIDAD from the coding sequence ATGCCCAGCTATAAAGAACTTGTACAGTACATAGTGGAGCATCTTGTCACGGAGCCCGAAAAAGTTGAAGTTACATCTGAGGTGAATGACCGAGGTATTGTAATGGTCAATGTACGCGTTGCACCGGAAGATGTGGGGCGAGTGATAGGGAAACGAGGCGCAACGATCAACGCTATACGCCTAGTGGCTAAGGCTGCGGCTGTAAAGGCTAATGAGCGGGTAGAAGTGGATATTGACGCTGATTGA
- the trmD gene encoding tRNA (guanosine(37)-N1)-methyltransferase TrmD, giving the protein MHVTIITAFPEFFQDFLSTSIIGRAIESGVIQVDVVNLREYGLGNYRQIDDYSFGSGGMVLMPGPLVKALDKAKERSQNSWVVYPSPQGAMLTQEMVESLASREDIVIICGHYEGIDERFVEKYVDLEVSLGDFVLTGGEIPTMAIIDSMARLVPGVVGRDKAVEEDSFFRGMLDFPHYTRPSEWKGVKVPPVLLSGNEKEITKWRDLQAVQRTLRRRPDLLSRANITSYLQKGVYLALVHHPVLNRAGEVTTAAITGLDLSDIGRSCKTYGVRKFLVVTPLKSQRELAKTMADHWMEGYGALFNPSRAEAFKEMKTVATLEKAIEWIVSKEREKPTIIGTTARTFPGSVHWLEVKRSILEEQKPVLFLFGTASGLPDEVLDQCSEVLQPLSGGYEDYNHLSVRTAVGVILDRFFGWR; this is encoded by the coding sequence ATGCATGTTACTATCATTACGGCCTTCCCAGAATTTTTTCAAGATTTCTTATCTACAAGCATTATTGGAAGAGCTATTGAATCTGGAGTAATTCAGGTAGATGTAGTTAATCTCCGAGAGTATGGATTGGGCAATTATCGGCAAATTGACGATTATTCCTTTGGAAGCGGCGGAATGGTCTTAATGCCAGGGCCTCTTGTAAAAGCTTTGGATAAAGCTAAAGAGCGAAGCCAGAATTCGTGGGTTGTATATCCGAGCCCTCAAGGGGCAATGTTAACTCAAGAAATGGTAGAGTCTCTCGCTTCTCGGGAAGATATTGTTATTATTTGCGGCCATTATGAGGGGATAGACGAACGTTTTGTAGAAAAGTATGTAGATCTTGAAGTTTCTCTGGGGGATTTCGTTCTGACTGGAGGAGAAATTCCTACTATGGCCATTATAGATTCTATGGCCCGTCTCGTCCCAGGGGTTGTAGGTCGGGACAAAGCAGTGGAAGAAGACTCTTTTTTTAGAGGGATGTTGGATTTTCCACACTACACTCGTCCGTCGGAATGGAAAGGGGTAAAAGTTCCACCAGTGCTTCTATCAGGTAACGAAAAAGAAATAACCAAATGGCGGGATCTCCAGGCAGTACAAAGGACATTGCGACGACGCCCGGATCTTTTAAGTAGAGCCAATATTACGTCGTACCTTCAAAAGGGAGTTTATCTGGCATTAGTTCATCATCCAGTTCTCAATAGGGCAGGGGAAGTGACTACAGCTGCTATTACAGGGCTAGATCTCTCTGATATAGGCCGTTCTTGCAAAACCTATGGCGTTCGAAAATTTTTGGTTGTGACGCCATTAAAAAGCCAGCGAGAATTGGCAAAGACTATGGCAGACCATTGGATGGAAGGTTATGGTGCTCTCTTTAATCCTAGCCGAGCAGAAGCCTTTAAAGAGATGAAAACAGTCGCTACTTTAGAGAAGGCTATTGAGTGGATCGTAAGCAAAGAACGTGAAAAACCCACTATTATTGGAACAACAGCCAGAACATTTCCTGGATCGGTGCACTGGTTGGAAGTGAAAAGGTCTATTCTGGAAGAACAAAAACCGGTTCTTTTCCTTTTTGGAACAGCTTCTGGTCTTCCGGATGAAGTATTAGATCAATGTTCAGAAGTTTTACAGCCTCTCTCTGGAGGTTATGAAGATTATAACCACCTCTCAGTCCGAACGGCCGTCGGGGTTATTCTCGATAGGTTCTTCGGTTGGAGATAA
- the rimM gene encoding ribosome maturation factor RimM (Essential for efficient processing of 16S rRNA), with protein MSNRDLIAIGKIVGAHGVAGGIKIFPLTDFPERFRLMAELVVYGEDLTQITVLTVRELKVIAGKSIVVALTEELKDRESAEALKGNLIMIPPEERIALEEGEYWVDDLIGIRVYEKRSSRYLGKVHSVLATGPVDVYVILDEDGKEHYIPAVSEFIKNVDIDNQVMEIELIEGLWE; from the coding sequence GTGAGTAACCGAGACCTGATAGCTATTGGTAAAATCGTTGGGGCGCATGGAGTGGCTGGTGGAATTAAAATTTTTCCTCTTACTGATTTCCCCGAGCGTTTCCGATTGATGGCAGAGCTTGTGGTCTACGGAGAAGATTTGACGCAAATAACCGTTCTTACTGTTCGAGAGCTGAAAGTTATAGCAGGAAAAAGCATTGTAGTAGCTTTAACCGAGGAACTGAAAGATCGCGAAAGTGCTGAAGCCTTGAAAGGCAACTTGATCATGATCCCTCCAGAGGAGCGGATAGCTTTGGAGGAGGGAGAGTATTGGGTGGACGATCTTATAGGTATTCGGGTCTATGAAAAGAGAAGTAGCCGTTACCTTGGAAAAGTTCATTCCGTGCTTGCTACTGGCCCTGTCGATGTTTATGTAATCCTTGATGAGGACGGGAAAGAACACTATATTCCGGCAGTTTCAGAATTCATTAAAAATGTGGACATTGACAATCAGGTTATGGAAATAGAGTTAATAGAAGGATTGTGGGAATAA
- the rpsP gene encoding 30S ribosomal protein S16 produces MAVRIRLARFGRKKNPYYRLVVADSRSPRDGRFIELLGTYNPMYDPAEIKIDEEKALYWLKNGASPSDTARGILKMAGVWEKFAAEQTSAD; encoded by the coding sequence ATGGCAGTTCGTATTCGCTTAGCTCGATTTGGGCGCAAGAAAAATCCATATTATCGGCTTGTAGTAGCTGACTCTCGTTCTCCGAGAGATGGGAGGTTCATCGAACTTCTTGGTACATACAATCCTATGTATGACCCTGCGGAGATTAAGATCGATGAGGAAAAAGCTCTGTATTGGCTGAAGAACGGTGCTTCTCCTTCTGATACAGCTCGTGGAATACTGAAAATGGCTGGTGTGTGGGAGAAGTTTGCAGCAGAACAGACTTCTGCTGATTAA
- a CDS encoding lactate utilization protein — translation MSDTKNPFIAAQNASNRQLGLSAVKALSSKGFNAVFVNTKEEALEEVLKLIPEKTTVGIPGSVTIRQIGALEKLMERGCTIAHHWDPSLTPEQKNEVLKREFLSDYFLTSSNALTLDGMLVNIDGTGNRVSAMAWGTNTLIFVVGINKIAKDVDSALVRIRNNATPPNATRLHIDTPCTHVGHCVNCDSPQRVCRAVLILERPTTGRKTHVIVVGESLGY, via the coding sequence ATGTCTGATACGAAAAATCCATTTATCGCTGCTCAAAACGCTAGCAACCGACAACTGGGGCTTAGCGCAGTAAAGGCTCTTTCATCAAAAGGGTTTAATGCCGTATTTGTCAACACCAAGGAAGAAGCTCTTGAAGAGGTTCTCAAGCTCATTCCAGAAAAAACGACAGTGGGAATTCCAGGCAGTGTGACTATTAGGCAAATTGGCGCTCTGGAAAAATTAATGGAACGCGGCTGTACTATCGCCCATCACTGGGATCCTTCTTTAACACCAGAACAAAAAAACGAAGTACTCAAGCGAGAATTCTTATCCGACTATTTTTTGACAAGCTCAAATGCCCTGACACTAGATGGAATGCTCGTCAATATAGACGGAACAGGGAACCGTGTTAGTGCCATGGCATGGGGAACAAATACCCTCATTTTCGTAGTAGGAATTAATAAAATAGCTAAAGATGTAGACAGTGCGTTGGTTCGCATACGAAATAACGCCACTCCTCCCAATGCAACGCGACTCCACATTGACACACCGTGTACACATGTAGGCCATTGCGTAAACTGCGATAGCCCTCAACGAGTATGCAGAGCTGTTCTCATTCTTGAGCGACCTACAACAGGTC
- the rplS gene encoding 50S ribosomal protein L19: MDAIKLVEKKYMKSETPEFRPGDTVRVHVKVTEGARERIQVFEGVVIARKHGGVNETFTVRKISNGVGVERIFPLHCPTVDKIEVKRLGKVRRAKLYYLRDLSGKAARIKERREF, translated from the coding sequence ATGGATGCCATTAAACTGGTTGAAAAAAAATATATGAAAAGCGAAACACCAGAGTTCCGTCCTGGAGATACTGTACGAGTCCACGTTAAAGTTACAGAAGGAGCTCGAGAGCGTATTCAGGTTTTTGAAGGGGTTGTTATTGCCCGTAAACATGGTGGGGTCAACGAGACTTTTACCGTAAGAAAAATTTCTAATGGGGTCGGGGTGGAAAGAATTTTCCCCTTACATTGTCCTACCGTTGACAAGATTGAAGTCAAACGTCTTGGTAAGGTTCGTAGGGCGAAGCTATATTACCTGAGAGATTTAAGTGGAAAGGCTGCCCGTATTAAGGAGAGAAGGGAATTTTAA
- a CDS encoding sigma factor-like helix-turn-helix DNA-binding protein → MDEEDLLERRVYLNKLYDLYSPLLTEKQREAYEYHEFSDLSVSEMAERLETSRQAAFDLLSRARSRLSELEGLLGICSRIEELEKRIQRLEERCWDK, encoded by the coding sequence ATGGATGAGGAAGATCTTCTTGAACGACGGGTTTATTTGAACAAATTATACGATCTTTATTCGCCACTACTTACGGAAAAGCAGAGAGAGGCTTATGAATATCATGAGTTTTCTGATCTCTCTGTTTCCGAAATGGCGGAGCGCTTGGAAACCAGCCGTCAGGCAGCTTTCGATCTCCTTTCTCGAGCTCGATCTAGACTGAGTGAGTTAGAAGGACTTCTTGGTATCTGCAGTCGAATAGAGGAGCTCGAGAAGAGAATTCAGCGCCTGGAAGAACGATGCTGGGACAAATGA
- the ffh gene encoding signal recognition particle protein: MFDALKERLEAVFDKLKGKGKLSEEDVNAALREVRRALLEADVDYKVVKTLVESIRQRCVGRDVLESITPGQQVIAIVYEELVNLMGSEVAPLVISPKPPTLLMMVGLQGSGKTTSAVKLARRLQKGHSPLVVACDLRRPAAIEQLKVLAEQSKVGFYGPKDNTQDVVKVAKEALSYAEGHLNDVIILDTAGRLHVDEELMDELFKLKSSVQPHEILLVVDAMTGQEAVKVASSFHEKLSLSGVILSKLDGDARGGAALAIRATTQVPIKFAGVGEGTEALELFDAKRMAQRIMGMGDVMGLAEKVQQVTSQEDVEKISKSLKKDKLTMEDLLLQFEQIEKLGPLDKVIDMLPGFGKMKDLKNAELDPKRLKQSKAIIQSMTIEERRNPQIIKGSRRRRIAEGSGTSVQMVNQLLKQYDQMKQLWKYMGKGKKGFHLPKGLFGGGGGFPF; this comes from the coding sequence ATGTTTGATGCATTGAAAGAGCGTCTTGAAGCAGTATTTGACAAACTTAAAGGGAAAGGGAAACTTTCTGAAGAAGATGTAAATGCTGCTTTGAGAGAAGTGCGGCGAGCGTTGCTTGAAGCTGATGTGGATTATAAAGTAGTAAAGACTTTAGTAGAATCCATTCGCCAGCGCTGTGTTGGCCGAGATGTTCTTGAATCTATTACGCCAGGCCAGCAAGTTATAGCCATTGTTTATGAGGAACTTGTTAATCTCATGGGTTCTGAAGTTGCCCCTTTAGTGATTTCTCCCAAGCCACCAACGCTGTTAATGATGGTTGGTTTGCAGGGAAGTGGTAAGACTACGAGTGCTGTAAAATTAGCCAGGCGGTTGCAGAAAGGGCACAGCCCTCTCGTGGTAGCTTGTGATCTTCGCCGTCCTGCGGCTATAGAGCAGCTCAAGGTTTTAGCAGAACAAAGTAAAGTTGGATTTTATGGACCGAAAGATAACACTCAAGACGTTGTCAAAGTAGCAAAAGAGGCTTTGTCTTATGCAGAGGGTCACTTAAACGACGTTATTATTTTAGATACAGCAGGTCGTCTTCACGTAGATGAAGAGCTTATGGATGAGCTTTTCAAACTGAAAAGCAGCGTGCAACCTCACGAGATTTTATTGGTAGTAGATGCCATGACAGGTCAGGAAGCAGTGAAAGTGGCTTCCAGTTTCCATGAGAAACTCTCTCTCTCTGGGGTTATTTTAAGTAAACTTGATGGCGATGCTCGTGGAGGTGCCGCTCTTGCCATTCGCGCAACTACACAAGTACCTATTAAGTTTGCGGGGGTAGGAGAAGGAACAGAGGCCCTTGAGCTTTTTGACGCTAAACGTATGGCCCAGCGCATTATGGGTATGGGCGATGTGATGGGGCTGGCGGAAAAAGTTCAGCAAGTAACATCTCAAGAAGATGTAGAAAAGATTTCTAAAAGCCTTAAAAAAGATAAGCTGACTATGGAAGATCTGCTTTTACAGTTTGAACAGATAGAGAAGCTCGGTCCTCTCGACAAGGTTATTGATATGCTGCCCGGCTTCGGGAAAATGAAAGACCTAAAAAATGCTGAGCTCGACCCTAAACGACTTAAACAGTCGAAAGCTATTATCCAATCTATGACAATTGAGGAACGTCGAAATCCTCAAATTATTAAGGGGAGCCGACGTCGACGAATTGCGGAAGGTTCAGGGACGAGTGTCCAGATGGTAAACCAGCTTCTTAAGCAATATGATCAAATGAAACAGCTTTGGAAATATATGGGAAAGGGTAAAAAAGGATTCCATCTCCCGAAAGGTCTTTTCGGTGGTGGTGGAGGATTCCCCTTTTAG